A single Paraburkholderia sp. FT54 DNA region contains:
- a CDS encoding ATP-binding protein, with protein sequence MRRPIDSLFGRLALLVVAVLLLSHFAWYALMRLERSQLQTRYAVEEATFLVDAVRQHVARTPDQPLPSRVKLVDPASPEVPPESADMPPPLERFVEDVRDRMPSGTQVRVGQPGRPPTLWVRAASDRSWIVVPVQPLRTPRSLDRTVLWLAIIFSFAVMAALFAAWALQQPLRSLAQAVARFGRGLPVPPVPERGPRELRQLTHGFNQMVQEVARTENDRAVMLAGVAHDLKTPLARLRLRAEMMDEAKMRDGVVRDVDSMTHIVEQFLVFAHDGADRSEAVEVDAQCERIVRSYRAVASGVPTVQTELNAGPAFLLPAATLDRILSNLLDNAHAYGAPPIVVATARTSQGFTLSVSDSGSGIAAQDLINASRPFVRLDPARGGNGHSGLGLAIVERLVRRAGGEWEIGNHGGRGLRVLMSFPFEVLPRVTAASESAW encoded by the coding sequence ATGCGCCGGCCCATTGATTCGCTGTTCGGGCGGCTGGCGCTGCTAGTCGTCGCGGTGCTGCTGCTGTCGCATTTCGCGTGGTACGCGCTGATGCGCCTCGAGCGCAGTCAACTGCAAACGCGCTACGCGGTCGAGGAAGCCACCTTCCTCGTCGACGCGGTGCGTCAGCACGTCGCCCGAACGCCGGATCAGCCCTTGCCGTCGCGCGTCAAACTGGTCGATCCGGCGAGCCCTGAAGTGCCGCCGGAAAGTGCCGACATGCCGCCGCCGCTCGAACGGTTCGTCGAAGACGTGCGCGACCGCATGCCGTCCGGCACGCAGGTGCGCGTCGGCCAGCCGGGCCGTCCGCCCACGCTGTGGGTGCGCGCCGCCTCCGACCGAAGCTGGATCGTCGTGCCGGTGCAGCCGTTGCGCACGCCGCGTTCGCTCGACCGCACGGTGCTGTGGCTTGCGATTATTTTCTCGTTCGCGGTGATGGCGGCGCTCTTCGCCGCGTGGGCGCTGCAGCAGCCGTTGCGCTCGCTCGCCCAGGCGGTGGCGCGCTTCGGCCGCGGCTTGCCGGTGCCGCCGGTGCCGGAGCGCGGGCCGCGCGAGTTGCGCCAACTGACACACGGTTTCAACCAGATGGTCCAGGAAGTGGCGCGCACGGAGAACGACCGCGCCGTGATGCTGGCGGGTGTGGCGCATGATCTGAAAACGCCGCTCGCGCGTTTGCGGCTGCGCGCCGAAATGATGGACGAAGCGAAGATGCGCGACGGCGTGGTGCGCGACGTCGATTCCATGACGCATATCGTCGAACAGTTTCTGGTGTTCGCCCACGACGGCGCCGATCGCAGCGAGGCGGTCGAAGTCGACGCGCAGTGCGAGCGGATCGTGCGCAGCTATCGCGCGGTGGCTTCCGGTGTGCCCACCGTGCAGACCGAACTCAATGCCGGGCCGGCATTCCTGTTGCCCGCCGCCACGCTCGACCGGATTCTGTCGAACCTGCTCGACAACGCACACGCGTACGGTGCGCCGCCGATCGTCGTCGCCACGGCGCGTACCTCGCAGGGTTTTACCTTGTCGGTGAGCGACAGCGGCAGCGGTATCGCGGCCCAGGATCTGATCAACGCCAGCCGGCCGTTCGTGCGGCTCGATCCGGCGCGCGGCGGCAACGGCCATAGCGGGCTCGGGCTCGCCATCGTCGAGCGGCTGGTGCGGCGTGCAGGCGGGGAGTGGGAGATCGG
- a CDS encoding response regulator: MATQILVVDDDVELRDLLRDYLARQGIEVSVLHDAGSLERRLERERPDLIVLDLMMPGVDGLTALRKLRASGDDIPVIMLTARADDVDRIVGLELGADDYLGKPFNPRELLARVQAVLRRRRTLPSAAAPEQREPFNFGRFTLDFQSRTLHLEDKPLTLSGSEFALLKIFVNHPMRTLTRERLLELLHGPEYDGTDRGIDVQVWRLRRILETDPSTPRFIQTVRGRGYVFVPDGEQHAPAH; encoded by the coding sequence ATGGCTACTCAAATACTTGTTGTCGACGACGACGTCGAATTGCGCGATCTGCTCCGCGACTATCTGGCCCGCCAGGGCATCGAGGTTTCGGTGCTGCACGACGCGGGCTCGCTCGAGCGCCGGCTCGAACGCGAGCGTCCGGATCTGATCGTGCTCGACCTGATGATGCCGGGCGTCGACGGGCTCACCGCGCTGCGCAAGCTGCGCGCGTCGGGCGACGATATCCCCGTGATCATGCTCACGGCGCGGGCGGACGACGTCGACCGCATCGTCGGTCTGGAACTCGGCGCGGACGACTATCTCGGCAAACCGTTCAATCCACGGGAGTTGCTGGCGCGCGTGCAAGCCGTGCTGCGGCGCCGCCGCACGCTGCCGTCGGCGGCGGCGCCGGAACAGCGCGAGCCGTTCAACTTCGGCCGCTTCACGCTGGATTTCCAGTCGCGCACGCTGCACCTTGAAGACAAGCCGCTCACGCTGTCGGGCAGCGAATTCGCGTTGCTGAAGATTTTCGTCAATCACCCCATGCGCACGCTCACGCGCGAGCGCCTGCTCGAACTGCTGCACGGTCCGGAATACGACGGCACCGACCGCGGCATCGACGTCCAGGTCTGGCGTCTGCGCCGCATTCTCGAAACCGACCCGTCCACGCCGCGCTTCATTCAAACGGTGCGCGGCCGCGGCTACGTGTTCGTGCCCGACGGCGAACAGCATGCGCCGGCCCATTGA
- a CDS encoding periplasmic heavy metal sensor, with amino-acid sequence MSTKKMSRVLAVAATALAIGAGAAYAAQPAEHGGPGGWHGHFMKQLTQLHDQLKLNADQEKQWQAALDTMKQNHEAMRANHEQIKNQFKAAQQQPILDLNAMAAAHQQVEQKDAQLRQQTSDAWLKFYNGLNDQQKTTVSTALKQRFAKMESRHEKMHERWEHRKGTASAPAPAPAANQ; translated from the coding sequence ATGTCTACCAAAAAGATGTCGCGCGTTCTCGCCGTTGCCGCTACTGCTCTCGCCATCGGCGCGGGCGCTGCCTATGCCGCACAACCCGCCGAACACGGCGGCCCCGGCGGCTGGCACGGCCACTTCATGAAGCAATTGACGCAACTGCACGATCAGCTGAAGCTGAACGCGGATCAGGAAAAGCAGTGGCAAGCCGCGCTCGACACCATGAAGCAGAACCACGAGGCCATGCGCGCCAATCATGAGCAGATCAAGAACCAGTTCAAGGCCGCGCAGCAACAGCCGATCCTGGATCTGAACGCCATGGCGGCCGCGCATCAGCAGGTCGAGCAGAAAGACGCGCAACTGCGTCAGCAAACTTCGGATGCGTGGCTCAAGTTCTACAACGGCCTGAACGACCAGCAGAAGACCACCGTCAGCACGGCGCTCAAGCAGCGCTTTGCGAAGATGGAGTCGCGTCACGAGAAGATGCATGAACGCTGGGAGCATCGCAAGGGCACGGCGTCGGCGCCGGCGCCGGCGCCGGCGGCCAATCAGTAA
- a CDS encoding pirin family protein, translated as MFEIRRSEERGHANHGWLDSYHSFSFADYRDPQHVHFGPLRVINEDRIAGGEGFGTHGHRDMEIVTYVLEGALAHRDSMGNGSTIRPGDVQRMSAGTGVQHSEFNASQDEPAHLLQIWVIPQRAGDQPGYEEKRFDAADKRGRLRVVASPDGRDGSVTIHADASIYAALIDGEETATFALPKGRLAYVHVARGALTVNGEALRAGDAAKLSDTDTVTLEKGENAEVLLFDLGQLNG; from the coding sequence ATGTTCGAGATTCGCCGCTCCGAAGAACGCGGTCACGCCAACCACGGCTGGCTCGACTCGTATCACAGCTTCTCGTTTGCCGACTATCGCGATCCCCAGCACGTGCATTTCGGCCCGCTGCGGGTCATCAACGAAGACCGTATCGCCGGCGGCGAGGGCTTCGGCACGCACGGCCATCGCGACATGGAAATCGTCACGTATGTGCTCGAAGGCGCGCTGGCCCACCGCGACAGCATGGGCAACGGCTCGACCATCCGTCCCGGCGACGTGCAGCGCATGAGCGCCGGCACGGGCGTGCAGCACAGCGAGTTCAACGCATCGCAGGACGAACCTGCGCACCTGCTGCAGATCTGGGTGATTCCGCAACGCGCGGGCGATCAGCCGGGCTACGAGGAAAAGCGCTTCGACGCCGCCGACAAGCGCGGCCGCCTGCGCGTGGTCGCTTCGCCCGACGGCCGCGACGGCTCGGTGACGATCCATGCGGACGCGTCGATCTACGCGGCGCTGATCGACGGCGAAGAAACGGCGACGTTCGCGCTGCCCAAAGGACGCCTGGCCTATGTGCATGTGGCGCGCGGCGCGTTGACGGTGAACGGCGAGGCGCTCCGTGCGGGCGACGCCGCCAAGCTCAGCGACACGGATACGGTGACGCTGGAGAAGGGCGAGAACGCCGAAGTGCTGCTGTTCGATCTGGGGCAGCTCAACGGCTAA
- a CDS encoding histidine ABC transporter permease HisQ yields the protein MFLQGYGPLLLNGTWQTVKLAVLSLVFAFVLGLLGAAAKLSKNRFSYGVGTVYTTLVRGVPDLVLMLLLFYSIQIWLNNLTDLLGWDQIDIDPFVAGVAVLGFIYGAYFTETFRGAFLAVPRGQLEAGAAYGMTGWQVFSRVMFPQMMRFALPGIGNNWQVMVKATALVSIIGLADVVKASQDAGKGTLRFFFFTLFAGAIYLVITTVSNFVLMYLEKRYSTGVRKADL from the coding sequence ATGTTCCTTCAAGGCTACGGCCCGCTGCTCCTCAACGGCACCTGGCAAACCGTCAAACTGGCGGTGTTGTCGCTGGTGTTCGCTTTCGTGCTGGGCCTGCTCGGCGCGGCGGCGAAACTGTCGAAAAACCGTTTCTCCTACGGCGTCGGCACGGTCTACACCACGCTCGTGCGCGGCGTGCCCGATCTCGTGCTGATGCTGCTGCTGTTCTATAGCATCCAGATCTGGCTGAACAACCTGACCGATCTGCTCGGCTGGGACCAGATCGACATCGATCCCTTCGTGGCCGGTGTCGCGGTGCTCGGCTTCATTTACGGCGCGTACTTCACCGAGACCTTCCGCGGCGCGTTTCTCGCGGTGCCGCGCGGCCAGCTCGAAGCCGGCGCCGCTTACGGCATGACCGGCTGGCAGGTGTTCTCCCGCGTGATGTTCCCGCAAATGATGCGCTTCGCGCTGCCCGGCATCGGCAACAACTGGCAGGTGATGGTGAAGGCCACCGCGCTGGTGTCGATCATCGGCCTCGCGGACGTGGTCAAGGCTTCGCAGGACGCGGGCAAGGGCACGCTGCGGTTCTTCTTCTTCACCCTGTTCGCAGGGGCGATCTATCTCGTCATCACCACAGTGTCCAACTTCGTGCTGATGTACCTCGAAAAGCGTTACTCGACCGGCGTGCGAAAGGCGGATCTATGA
- a CDS encoding ABC transporter permease — translation MIEIIQEYWRNYLYSDGYRITGVAITLWLLVVSIGLGFCLSIPLAVARVSKKKWLSRLVWLYTYIFRGTPLYVQLLLCYTGLYSLEIVRNHELTNAFFRDGMHCTLLAFTLNTCAYTTEIFAGAIKATPYGEIEAARAYGMSSFTLYRRVILPSALRRALPYYSNEVILMLHATTVAFTATVPDILKIARDVNSATYQSFNAFGIAALLYLCISFALVWLFRRAERRWLAYLRPQGK, via the coding sequence ATGATCGAGATCATTCAGGAATACTGGCGCAACTATCTCTATAGCGACGGCTACCGCATCACCGGCGTCGCGATCACGCTGTGGCTGCTGGTGGTGTCGATCGGCCTGGGCTTCTGCCTGTCGATTCCGCTCGCGGTGGCACGCGTGTCGAAGAAGAAGTGGCTCTCCCGCCTCGTCTGGCTGTATACGTACATCTTCCGCGGCACGCCGTTGTACGTGCAACTGCTGCTCTGCTACACCGGCTTGTACAGCCTCGAGATCGTTCGCAATCACGAACTCACCAATGCTTTCTTCCGCGACGGCATGCATTGCACGCTGCTCGCTTTCACGCTGAACACTTGCGCGTACACCACCGAGATTTTCGCCGGCGCGATCAAGGCGACGCCCTACGGCGAAATCGAAGCGGCGCGCGCGTATGGCATGTCGTCGTTCACGCTGTACCGGCGCGTGATTCTGCCGTCGGCACTGCGCCGCGCATTGCCCTACTACAGCAACGAAGTGATCCTGATGCTGCACGCCACCACCGTCGCGTTTACCGCGACCGTGCCGGACATCCTCAAGATCGCGCGCGATGTGAACTCCGCGACATATCAGTCGTTCAATGCGTTCGGCATCGCCGCCCTGCTCTATCTGTGTATTTCTTTCGCGCTCGTGTGGCTGTTCCGCCGCGCCGAGCGCCGCTGGCTCGCTTACCTGCGGCCGCAAGGCAAGTAA
- a CDS encoding ATP-binding cassette domain-containing protein produces the protein MTTKKQKLFVDELHKQYGDNEVLKGVSLKANAGDVISVIGSSGSGKSTMLRCINFLEQPNAGRIFVDGEEVRTQTGKHGALRVSDPKQLQRVRTKLSMVFQHFNLWSHMNVLENIIEAPVNVLGLKRKDAEERAREYLEKVGLAPRLEKQYPSHLSGGQQQRVAIARALAMHPDVMLFDEPTSALDPELVGEVLKVMQTLAEEGRTMIVVTHEMAFARNVSNHVMFLHQGRVEEEGHPDEVFRNTKSDRLKQFLSGSLK, from the coding sequence ATGACCACCAAGAAGCAAAAGCTCTTCGTCGACGAGCTTCACAAACAGTACGGCGATAACGAAGTTCTCAAGGGCGTGTCGCTCAAGGCCAACGCCGGCGACGTGATCAGCGTGATCGGCTCGTCCGGTTCGGGCAAGAGCACGATGCTCCGCTGTATCAACTTTCTCGAGCAGCCGAACGCCGGGCGCATCTTCGTCGACGGTGAGGAAGTGCGCACGCAAACCGGCAAGCACGGCGCATTGCGCGTGTCGGACCCGAAGCAGTTGCAGCGCGTGCGCACGAAGCTGTCGATGGTGTTCCAGCACTTCAACCTGTGGTCGCACATGAACGTGCTGGAGAACATCATCGAGGCGCCCGTCAATGTGCTGGGTCTGAAGCGCAAGGACGCCGAAGAACGCGCGCGTGAATATCTGGAAAAGGTGGGGCTCGCGCCGCGCCTGGAGAAACAGTATCCGTCGCATCTGTCGGGCGGCCAGCAGCAGCGTGTGGCCATCGCCCGTGCACTGGCCATGCATCCCGATGTGATGCTGTTCGACGAACCGACTTCCGCGCTCGACCCCGAACTGGTCGGCGAAGTGCTCAAGGTCATGCAGACGCTCGCCGAAGAAGGCCGCACCATGATCGTCGTCACGCATGAAATGGCATTCGCACGCAACGTGTCGAATCACGTGATGTTTTTGCATCAAGGCCGCGTGGAAGAAGAAGGCCATCCCGACGAAGTATTCAGGAACACGAAAAGCGACCGGCTCAAGCAGTTTCTCTCCGGAAGCCTTAAATAG
- a CDS encoding porin, whose product MKKALLAAALMTAGVVAHAQSSVTLYGRLDAGIEYMTGVPQGGGPNGPATGSTNRWRAESGDWGTSLWGMKGVEDIGGGNKVLFQLEGSFNTMTGAGPGGGGLFNRWATVGMSNDAYGTFTMGRMLYISNGVWDFDPFGQSNWSSASLVRGRNWPQSSNNFAYQSPKIAGFDFYGQYALSNATSWNGNGTTPQGREAGAQVTYTSSLFQIRGIYDEIRNPANGVLYGPNPSAINPGNVANGVFAASREYSALVNVFLGQFKVQAAYQAVRSAGAQNVLPGQPTTLDHEWGGVTWQATPAAALIAAVYHVNGNNGAGNATIYTIGGSYNLSKRTLLDIQIATTQNSKTANYGLNANNAGTSTSTDNPLPGHSQSGVYAGIQHSF is encoded by the coding sequence ATGAAGAAAGCTTTGCTCGCCGCTGCGCTGATGACAGCCGGTGTTGTTGCGCACGCCCAAAGCAGCGTGACGCTGTACGGCCGCCTTGACGCTGGCATTGAGTACATGACGGGCGTTCCGCAAGGCGGCGGTCCGAATGGCCCGGCTACCGGCAGCACGAACCGCTGGCGCGCGGAAAGCGGCGACTGGGGTACCAGCCTGTGGGGCATGAAGGGCGTTGAGGACATCGGTGGCGGCAACAAGGTCCTGTTCCAGTTGGAAGGCTCCTTCAACACCATGACGGGTGCAGGTCCTGGCGGCGGCGGTCTCTTCAATCGTTGGGCAACTGTCGGCATGTCGAACGACGCATACGGTACGTTCACGATGGGCCGCATGCTGTACATCTCGAACGGCGTGTGGGACTTCGACCCGTTCGGTCAATCGAACTGGTCGTCGGCGTCGCTGGTGCGTGGCCGCAACTGGCCGCAATCGAGCAACAACTTCGCCTACCAGTCGCCGAAGATCGCGGGCTTTGACTTCTACGGTCAATATGCGCTGTCGAACGCAACGAGCTGGAACGGCAACGGCACGACCCCGCAAGGTCGCGAAGCCGGCGCGCAGGTTACCTACACGAGCTCGCTGTTCCAGATTCGCGGTATTTACGACGAAATCCGCAACCCGGCTAACGGCGTGCTGTACGGCCCGAACCCGAGCGCGATCAACCCGGGCAACGTGGCCAACGGCGTATTCGCGGCATCGCGTGAATACTCGGCTCTCGTGAACGTCTTCCTCGGCCAGTTCAAGGTTCAGGCTGCTTACCAGGCTGTCCGTTCGGCAGGTGCACAGAACGTTCTGCCGGGCCAGCCGACCACTCTGGATCACGAATGGGGCGGTGTGACGTGGCAAGCAACGCCGGCTGCGGCGCTGATCGCAGCGGTCTACCACGTGAACGGCAACAATGGCGCAGGCAATGCGACGATCTACACGATCGGCGGCTCGTACAACCTGTCCAAGCGCACGCTGCTGGACATCCAGATCGCAACGACGCAAAACAGCAAGACGGCTAACTACGGCCTGAATGCAAACAACGCCGGTACGTCAACCAGCACGGACAATCCGCTGCCGGGTCACAGCCAGTCGGGCGTGTACGCAGGTATTCAACACTCGTTCTAA
- the glnK gene encoding P-II family nitrogen regulator, which translates to MKRITAVIKPFKLDEVREALAEVGLTGLTVTEVKGFGRQKGHTELYRGAEYVVDFLPKVKIEVVVADNQCDQVIDAIIGAARTGKIGDGKIFVADVERVIRIRTGEENEAAV; encoded by the coding sequence ATGAAGCGCATCACCGCAGTCATCAAACCCTTCAAACTCGACGAAGTGCGCGAGGCGCTCGCTGAAGTCGGCCTCACGGGGTTGACGGTTACTGAAGTCAAAGGCTTCGGCCGTCAGAAAGGCCATACCGAGCTCTATCGTGGTGCAGAGTACGTGGTCGACTTTCTGCCGAAAGTGAAGATCGAAGTGGTGGTGGCGGACAATCAGTGCGATCAGGTGATCGATGCGATCATTGGCGCGGCGCGCACCGGCAAGATCGGCGACGGCAAGATTTTCGTCGCAGATGTGGAGCGTGTGATCCGCATTCGTACCGGCGAAGAAAACGAAGCGGCGGTTTAA
- a CDS encoding NAD+ synthase produces the protein MKTRIALAQINVTVGDFAGNVAKIVAAARAAHNDGAKLLIAPELALSGYPPEDLLLRPAFYAASAAALADLATQLKPFAGLHVIVGHPLRDVTHSAAHGHGNANAPIERGVPPVDTFNAASLIVDGEVRGTYRKQDLPNTEVFDEKRYFASDPQPFVFELDGVKYGVVICEDAWHASAAQMAKAAGAQVVLIPNGSPYHLNKEAVRFDILRARIRETGLPMVYVNMVGAQDELVFDGGSFVLDAQGELVAKMAQFEEATAIVEFENGEPLPAPIAPELSIEAQVYAALVMGVRDYINKNGFPGALIGLSGGVDSALVLAVACDALGADRVRAVMMPSRYTADISTTDAAEMARRVGVRYDEIAIAPMFDAFRGSLAQEFAGRAEDATEENIQARIRGTLLMALSNKFGSIVLTTGNKSEMAVGYCTLYGDMAGGFAVIKDIAKTLVYRLCHYRNQATTFDKQDVIPERILTRAPSAELRENQTDQDSLPEYDVLDAIMRMYMEEDRSLAEIIAAGYAVEDVKRVTRLIKINEYKRRQAPIGIRVTHRAFGRDWRYPITSRYTEPVE, from the coding sequence ATGAAGACCCGAATCGCTCTTGCTCAAATCAATGTCACCGTCGGCGACTTCGCCGGCAACGTCGCGAAGATTGTCGCTGCCGCGCGCGCCGCGCACAACGATGGTGCGAAGCTGCTGATCGCGCCTGAACTCGCGCTGTCCGGCTATCCGCCCGAAGATCTGCTGCTGCGTCCCGCGTTCTATGCCGCGAGCGCGGCGGCCCTGGCCGACCTCGCCACGCAACTCAAGCCGTTCGCCGGCCTGCACGTGATCGTCGGCCATCCGTTGCGCGACGTCACGCACAGCGCAGCGCACGGCCATGGTAATGCAAACGCGCCGATCGAGCGCGGCGTGCCGCCGGTCGATACTTTCAACGCGGCCTCGCTGATCGTCGACGGCGAAGTGCGCGGCACGTATCGCAAGCAGGATCTGCCCAACACCGAGGTGTTCGACGAGAAGCGCTACTTCGCGTCCGACCCGCAGCCGTTCGTGTTCGAACTCGACGGCGTGAAGTACGGCGTAGTGATTTGCGAGGACGCATGGCATGCGTCGGCTGCGCAAATGGCGAAGGCGGCGGGCGCGCAAGTGGTGCTGATTCCGAATGGCTCGCCGTATCACCTGAACAAGGAAGCGGTGCGTTTCGACATTCTGCGCGCGCGGATTCGTGAGACCGGACTGCCGATGGTCTACGTGAACATGGTGGGCGCGCAGGACGAACTGGTGTTCGACGGCGGCTCGTTCGTCCTCGACGCGCAAGGCGAACTGGTCGCGAAGATGGCGCAGTTCGAGGAAGCGACCGCGATCGTCGAATTCGAAAACGGCGAGCCGTTGCCCGCGCCGATTGCGCCGGAGCTGTCCATCGAGGCGCAGGTCTATGCCGCGCTCGTGATGGGCGTGCGCGACTATATCAACAAGAACGGCTTCCCGGGCGCGCTGATCGGCCTGTCGGGCGGCGTGGATTCGGCGTTGGTGCTGGCCGTCGCGTGCGACGCGCTCGGCGCGGACCGCGTGCGCGCGGTGATGATGCCGTCGCGCTACACGGCCGACATTTCCACCACGGATGCCGCCGAGATGGCACGCCGCGTCGGCGTACGCTACGACGAAATCGCGATCGCGCCGATGTTCGACGCGTTCCGCGGCTCGCTCGCGCAGGAGTTCGCGGGCCGCGCCGAAGACGCCACCGAAGAAAACATTCAGGCGCGCATTCGCGGCACCTTGCTGATGGCGCTGTCGAACAAGTTCGGCTCGATCGTGCTGACCACGGGCAACAAGAGCGAGATGGCCGTGGGCTACTGCACGTTGTACGGCGACATGGCCGGCGGTTTCGCGGTCATCAAGGACATTGCGAAGACGCTCGTCTACCGGCTGTGCCATTACCGCAACCAGGCTACGACCTTCGACAAGCAGGACGTCATTCCCGAGCGCATCCTGACGCGCGCGCCGTCGGCGGAACTGCGCGAGAACCAGACCGATCAGGACAGCTTGCCGGAATACGACGTGCTCGACGCGATCATGCGCATGTACATGGAAGAGGACCGCTCGCTTGCCGAAATCATCGCTGCGGGTTATGCGGTTGAAGACGTCAAACGCGTCACGCGCCTCATCAAGATCAACGAATACAAGCGGCGTCAGGCGCCGATCGGCATTCGCGTCACGCATCGCGCGTTCGGGCGCGACTGGCGTTATCCGATCACGTCGCGCTACACCGAACCGGTGGAGTGA
- a CDS encoding GNAT family N-acetyltransferase, with product MNQERFDYRTGILASPSEVDAAEWNALLAQQSQPTPFLRHEFLSALHATRCAVADTGWAPQFVTLSDPRTDKLVAAAPVYLKGHSYGEYVFDWAWADAYKRNGLPYYPKLLCAVPFTPVQGNRLLSADTHALRHLAATLMAFAEQADVSSLHVLFPTETEADALTEMGMMQREGVQFHWLNDGYRDFDDFLSTLEQKKRKNIRAERRKVHEAGVTMRRIRGEDIQDADWRFFSKCYRQTYREHFSSPYLNLDFFRMIGASMPENLLLVIAEYEGKPIASSLVVYQRDAQTGGTLYGRYWGALEHVPCLHFETAYYQPLEFCIEEKLGAFEGGAQGEHKMARGFLPTVTRSAHWLAHPAFADAVGHFLDNEKNSIHAYVDELREHNPFKG from the coding sequence TTGAACCAGGAACGCTTTGATTATCGCACGGGCATTCTGGCGTCGCCTTCCGAGGTGGACGCCGCCGAATGGAATGCCCTTCTCGCGCAGCAGTCGCAGCCCACGCCGTTTCTGCGGCATGAGTTCTTGAGCGCCCTGCATGCGACGCGCTGCGCGGTCGCGGATACCGGCTGGGCGCCGCAATTCGTCACGCTGAGCGACCCGCGCACGGACAAGCTCGTGGCCGCCGCGCCCGTGTATCTGAAGGGGCACTCGTACGGCGAGTACGTGTTCGACTGGGCCTGGGCCGACGCCTACAAGCGCAACGGTCTACCGTATTACCCGAAGCTGCTGTGCGCGGTGCCGTTCACGCCGGTGCAAGGCAACCGGTTGTTGTCGGCGGATACGCATGCGCTCAGGCACCTGGCCGCGACGCTGATGGCGTTCGCCGAACAGGCCGACGTGTCGTCGCTGCATGTGCTGTTTCCCACCGAAACGGAAGCGGACGCGCTCACCGAGATGGGCATGATGCAACGCGAAGGCGTGCAGTTTCATTGGCTGAACGACGGCTATCGCGACTTCGACGATTTCCTCTCCACGCTCGAACAGAAGAAGCGTAAGAACATTCGCGCCGAGCGCCGCAAAGTGCACGAGGCCGGCGTGACGATGCGCCGGATTCGCGGCGAGGACATTCAGGACGCGGACTGGCGCTTCTTCAGCAAGTGCTATCGGCAGACGTACCGCGAGCACTTTTCGAGTCCGTATCTGAACCTCGATTTCTTCCGCATGATCGGCGCGTCGATGCCCGAGAACCTGCTGCTCGTGATCGCCGAATACGAAGGCAAGCCGATCGCGAGTTCGCTGGTGGTGTACCAGCGCGACGCGCAAACCGGCGGCACGCTGTACGGCCGCTATTGGGGCGCGCTGGAACACGTGCCATGCCTGCACTTCGAAACGGCCTACTACCAGCCGCTCGAATTCTGCATCGAGGAAAAGCTCGGCGCGTTCGAAGGCGGCGCGCAGGGCGAGCACAAGATGGCCCGCGGCTTCCTGCCCACGGTCACGCGTTCCGCGCACTGGCTCGCGCATCCCGCTTTCGCCGATGCGGTCGGCCACTTTCTCGACAACGAAAAGAACAGCATCCACGCGTATGTGGATGAGCTGCGCGAACACAATCCGTTCAAAGGCTGA
- a CDS encoding GIY-YIG nuclease family protein: MAWFLYLLECSDGSVYTGIAVDVQARFEKHVSGEGARYTRSRKPVQVLASFELTDRSTASRAEYWVKRLSPSEKRALAAGLRTLESVMPLPEPEAVVDEEQAEEKTGAS, from the coding sequence ATGGCGTGGTTTCTCTATCTGCTCGAATGCTCGGACGGCAGCGTCTATACCGGCATCGCTGTCGACGTGCAGGCGCGCTTCGAGAAACACGTCAGCGGCGAGGGCGCGCGTTATACGCGTTCGCGCAAGCCGGTGCAGGTGCTGGCGTCGTTCGAATTGACGGATCGGTCCACTGCGTCGCGCGCGGAGTATTGGGTCAAGCGGCTGTCGCCGTCCGAGAAGCGTGCGCTTGCAGCAGGTCTGCGCACGCTCGAGTCGGTGATGCCTTTGCCTGAGCCCGAAGCCGTTGTCGACGAAGAACAAGCCGAGGAAAAAACCGGCGCGTCCTGA